In the genome of Hydrogenophaga sp. PBL-H3, the window GCTCGTCCTTGCCCGCCAGGGCAGCGGCCTTCTGTTCGTCCGCCGGCAGGCCAGCCACGGCCGCCGCAGCGTTGAGCGAAATCGCGCCGGCCTTGAGCGCCTCCACCAGCTCGGGAGCGGCCTGTTTCTGGATCTTTTCGATCTGAACCACCTGGCTGCTGCTCAGGCGCGCGGCCTTGGCGATGTCTTCCCGGCTGTGCAGCGGTCTGGGCGTGGGTACCGCTGGATTGTCTGGCGGTGGGGTGGTCAGCACTTCATCGGCCGCCACGTCTTCGGGTGCGGGGGCCGATGCCAGAAAGCGCGAGCGCCGCTCGGACAGGATCTCGCGCTTGCGCAAGGCCAGCACGCCGCGCTGGAAGTCCGAGACGCTGCGCCGCCCCAGGTGCTGGTCGATCATCCACAGGTGCACGTCCTCCATCGACTGGAAATTCGGGTTCTGCACCGTTTGAAACGGCAGTCCGTGCTTCTGGCAGATGCCGTACCGGTTGTGTCCGTCGATCAGCACGTCGTTCCAGAGCACCAGCGCATCGCGGCAGCCCTCGCTCAGGATGCTGCGCTCCAGTGCCTCGTGTTCGTCGCGTGTCAGGGGGTCTATGTAGGCTTTGAGGTCCGGGTTGACGGTGATGTGCATGGGGTAGGGGTTCACGGGGATGCTTGGGGGCCGAAATTGTAGATGGACCGTGACGGATGCCCGCTGTTCGCCGCCTGCGTGCGGGCGTACATTAGTGCGACGGTGGGCCGCTCGGGCGGGCAGGACTTGCGTACTCAAGTGCGGCCACCGTTTGCCGATGGAAACAGGATGGGGACTCAGGGTGCGCCGCAGGTCGGATGCCCGCGGTTCCTGCCTGCGAGAAGTCACTCAGCTATTGTGCGGACACCGGTACCCGTCGACCCCAATCACAGAGCAAGCATGCCCGAAGCTGCCCCAGAACCTGCCTCAAGCGAGCGGGTCGCCCATTTGTCTGCTCCCGCGCCGACTGGGGCTAGCGTCCTTCCATTCGATGCCATGTTCATGGCCGCACCGCTGCCGGCTTCGGTGTCCCGCTGGCGCGACGGCCGTCTGCTGGCGGTCAACGAGGCTTGGCTGCATATCACCGGCTTGTCGCGGGACGAGGCCATCGGTCGCACCACGGTGGAGCTGGGTCACTGGCGAGACATTGCCGAGCGCGACCGTTTCCTGCTCAATCTGCCCGGCCCTGACGATGTGCAGGTGCTTCGCTTCAACGGTGGTCAGCCCCACCGGGTGCGCATGCACGCCACGGTGCTGGACGCGGTTCCCGAGAAGTTGCTGCTGATCTATTTCACCGAGACCACGCGTGAGCGCGAGGTCGAGACTGCGCTTGTCACCTCCAACGAAGCCCTGCAACGGGCTAACGTGGCCTTGCAGCAAAAGGTGGAGCTCCATGCCGCGATCGAAAAGATGGCGCGGGTGGGCCACTGGACCAACGCCGAGAACGAAGACGAGGTGGTCTGGTCGCTGGGGCTCTACGACATCGCCGGGTTGCAGCCCAGCGACCGCATTCGGCGAATGGAGGGGCGTTCCGGCATTCACCCGGACGACAAACCCGCCTGGCTGGCTGCGCGCGCTGCCATGGACGGGCGTGAGGTGGCGTTCCGTTGGCTGCGCCCCGATGGTGTGCTGCGCTGGTTCCGCACCCGCATCGGCCAGACCATGGTGGCGGGCAATCCCCAGACCGATTTTGGCGTGGTGCAAGACATCACGCCTGAGCGTGAGGCCGTTGAACAGCTCGCCGAACAGCTCAAGCTGCTGCAGGCCATTGCCGCGCGCGTGCCGGGGATGATGTACCGGGCCCGCCTTTGGCCCGACGGCAAGAGCACGATCTCGTACGTGAACGACGCGGCGCGCGACATGCTGGAGGTCGAGCCGCTGGACCTGCAGAGCGATGCGCGCGTCCTTTTCGAGCGGGTGCACGTTGACGACCGGCCCGCCGTGCTGGCTTCGCTGGCTGCCTCGGCCCGTGACCTGACCTCCTGGCGGCAGACCTACCGGGTGGTGCTGCCCCGGCGCGGCCAGCGCTGGTACAGCGTGGAGGCGGTGCCCCAGCGCGAACCCGATGGCTCGGTGATCTGGCACGGCTTCACGTCCGACGTGACCGAGGCGCGCGTGGCCGAGCAGCGCGTGGAGCGGCAGCAACGCATGCTCGAAGCGGTGCGCCGGGCACAGGCTGTGTTCATCGAGACCGAGGACAAGCGAAGCGCCTTCCAGGGCTTGCTGGACGCTTTCCTGCAGCTCACGAGCAGTGGCTACGGTTTCGTGGGCGAGGTTCTGTACGACGTGAACGACAACCCCTACCTGAAGACCCACGCCGTCACCGACATTTCGTGGGACGAGAAGTCCAGGCGCATGTACATGGACCAGCTCGATGCCGGGATGACCTTCAGCAACCTCAAAACCCTGTTTGGTCGGGCCATGACGAGCGGACAACCGGTGATTGCCAACGACCCGCGCCACGATCCGCGTGCCGGTGGCATGCCCGTCGGACATCCGGGCATGGACGCCTTCCTCGGCATTCCACTGGCCGTGGGTGACCGGCTGGTGGCCATGGTCGGGCTGGCCAACCAGCCCGATGGCTACAGCGAGGCCGACATCGAGTTCCTGCAGCCGCTGCTGGGCGCGGTGCGGCAGCTGGTGCTGGCTTGGCGCAACTTTCAGGAACGCAAGCGCACCCGCAACCAGCTGGAAGCCACCGGCGCCTTGCTTACCGAGAAGACGTCGGCGCTGCAGGCCACGCTGGACAGCATCAGCCAGGGTCTGACCAAGGTCGATGCCCAGGGGCACATCCTCTTTTACAACCGCCGCACGCTGGAGTTGCTGGACCTGCCCGACGAATTGCTGGCGCGGCGGCCCACGCACGAGGAGGTGGTGAAGTTTCAGCGCGATCGTGGTGATTTTGGTCCGCAACTGCAGCTGGTGGACCCCCTGGCCAGGCGCTATCTGGGGGAACCCGATCCGGTCAACCTGCCCGATCACTACTGGCGCAGGACGAAGGAAGGGCGCACGCTGGAGATTCGCTCAAGGGTCTTGCCCGACGGTGGGGTGGTGCGCACCTTCACCGACGTGACCTCCTACATCTCGACCCAGGAAGCCCTGCGCGAGGAACGGCAGCGCCTGGCCTGGGTGCTGGACGCCACGCGCCCCGGCATCTGGGAAACCAACCTCAGCGAACTGACCTTGACCATCAACGAGCGCTGGGCCGAGATGCTGGGCTACACGCTGCAAGAGCTGGAGCCGATCGACTACGAGACCTGGCGAAGCCGTGTGCACCCCGATGATCTGAAAAGGGCCAACGCCGTGCGTGACAGACACGTCAGCGGCGAGCTTCCTTTCTACGATTGCGATGTGCGCCTGCGCCACAAGGACGGTCACTGGGTCTGGATCAACACGCGCGGCCGTGTGCACCAGCGCGACAGCGGCGATCGTGCGCTCTACATGTCGGGCACGCACCTGGACATCAGCGAGCGCGTGGCCGCGCAGGAGCAGATCCATGCGCTCAATGCCAGCCTGGAGCAGCGGGTGCAGGCACGCACGGCCGAGCTGGAGCGATCCATGCGCGACATGGAGGCCATCTCGTATTCGATCGCCCACGATCTGCGCGCGCCGCTGCGTTCGGTCAATGGCTTTGCGCAGGTGATCGCCGAGGAGGAGGGCGACAGGCTGAGCGAAACTGGGCGCCTGATGTTCGAACGCATCGCGCGCTCTTCACGCAACATGGGGCAGATGATCACCGACATGCTGGAGTTGCTGCGCGTGGTGCAGGTGGAGCTCGTGCCCCAGCCCGTGCCCATGGCAGCCCTTGCCAGCGCGGTGGCCGACGGCCTGGCACCGCAGGTACCGCAGGCACGCATCGACGTGGGCAACCTGCCCGACGCGCTGGGCGACGCAACGCTCCTGCGCCAGGTGCTCAGCAACCTGCTGGACAATGCCTTGAAGTATTCCCGCCACCAGGGCGAGCCGGTGGTGAGCGTGGGCTTTGATGCCGACTCAGGCGCCTATTTCGTGCGCGACAACGGCATGGGTTTCGACATGGCCCGGGCCAACAAGCTGTTCGGCTTGTTTCAGCGCCTGCACGCCGGCATCGATGTGCCCGGCATGGGCGTGGGGCTGGCGATCGTGGCGCGCATCATCGAGCGCCATGGCGGCACCATCTGGGCCGAATCGGCGCCCGGGCAGGGCGCCTGCTTCTGGTTCCGCGTGCCGCGGGCCTGAGCCTCAGAAGGGCGCGTCGCCCTGGCTGGTGGTATCAGCTGCCGGCGTTTCGACAGCAGGTGCTTCGGCGGCAGGCGCGCCGATGGTGCGGGCTTGCCGCACCGAGGCCTTGTCGCCCGCGCTGGCGAACTTGCTGTATTTGCTGGTCACGCCGACCAGCTGGCCGTAGATTTTGGGGTTGGCGGCCATGCATTCCTTCTGTTCCAGGAAGTCGGCTTCGCCGGTGAAGTTGCCGATCAGGCCACCCGCTTCGGTGACCAGCAGCGCGCCTGCGGCCACGTCCCAGGGCGAGAGGCCCATCTCGAAGAAGCCGTCGGTGAAGCCGGCGGCCACATAGGCCAGATCGAGCGCGGCCGAACCGGGGCGGCGCACACCCGCCACACGCGGCATCACGTCGCCCAGCATCTGCAGGTAGGTCTGGAAAGCGTCGCCCGGGCGGAACGGAAACCCGGTGGACATCAGGCAGTCGCGCAGCGTGGTGCGCTTGGCCACGCGGATGCGGCGGTCGTTCATGTAGGCGCCGCGTCCGCGCGTGGCGCAGAAGAGGTCGTTGCGGGTCGGGTCGTAGATCACGGCTTGTTCGAGCTTGTTGCCCACCATGAGCGCGATGCTCACGCAGTACACCGGGAAGCCGTGAATGAAGTTGGTGGTGCCGTCCAGCGGATCGATGATCCAGACGTGGTCTGCGCCGCCATGCCGTCCTTCGCGCTTGCCCGACTCCTCGGCCCAGATCGCGTGATCGGGGTAGGCCGTGAGCAGGGTGTCGATGATCGCGGCCTCGGCGGCCTGATCAACTTCGGTCACAAAATCGTTGGTCTGTTTGACCGAAACGCGGACCGATTCCACATCCAGTGCGGCGCGGTTGATGATGGTGCCGGCAAGGCGAGCGGCCTTGATGGCCACGTTGAGCATGGGGTGGAGCGTGGACGACATGAATTGTGAACCTCGGCGCGACACGGGAAGTGGCGCGCAGCAGTGGAAGAGCAGCTAGATGCGCCCCGGCGATGCGGGGCGGCGACAATGTGCGAGATTTTACCGCCACCTCCACACCCCAGCATGCGCACCCGTTTTGTACTGATCCAGACCAGCCACGCCGGCAATGTGGGCGGCGTGGCCCGCGCCATGAAAGTGATGGGTTTTGACGACCTCGTGCTGGTGCAGCCGCGCTGGGCCAACGTGTTGCGCCGCGAAGAAACCATCCAGCGAGCCAGCGGCGCCAACGACGTGCTGGCGAAGACCCGCGTGGTCGACACGCTGGACGAAGCGCTCGACGGCATGACCCACCTGTGCGCCACCGCCATGACGCCGCGCGACTTCGGCCCACCCACGCTCGCACCGCGCGAACATTTCCAGACCCTGCTGGCCACACCCGAGCCACCCGAGGGCGTGGCGTTTCTGTTTGGCTCCGAGCGTTTCGGCATGCGCAACGAAGACGTGTACCGCTGCCACGCGGCGCTCAGCATTCCCACCGCACCCGATTTTGGCTCGCTCAACCTGGCCGCGGCGGTGCAGCTGATCGCCTACGACTGGCGCCAGGCGCTCGGCGGTTTCGCGCCGCTGCCACCCGCGCCGCCGCGCCAGCAAGCCGACGCGCAGGCCATCGGGGGCATGCTCACCCACCTGGAGCAGGCGCTGGTGGCGGTGGATTTTCTCGACCCCGCCGCGCCCAAGAAGCTCATGCCGCGGTTGAACCAGCTTTTCAACCGCGCTGCGCCGAGCGAGGAAGAAATCCACATCCTGCGAGGTGTTGCCAAGGCGATGCTGCAGGCGGCCGAGAAGGCCAGGCGCTAGACTGCCGCCATGTTTGCCCGCATCCGCTCCGACATCCAGTGCGTCCTTGACCGCGACCCCGCCGCGCGCAGCGTCTGGGAAGTTGTCACCTGCTACCCCGGCCTGCACGCGGTCTGGCTGCACCGCCCGGCGCACTGGTGCTGGACGCACGGCCTCAAATGGCCGGGGCGTTTCATCTCGCACCTGGCGCGCTTCTTCACCGGCATCGAGATCCATCCCGGCGCCAAGGTGGGAGAGCGTGTGTTCTTCGACCACGCCATGGGCGTGGTGGTGGGTGAGACTGCCGAGATCGGCGACGGCTGCACCATTTACCAGGGCGTGACCCTGGGTGGCACCTCGCTCTACAAGGGCACCAAGCGCCACCCCACCCTGGGCAAAGACGTGGTGGTGAGCGCGGGCGCCAAGGTGCTGGGTGGCTTTCTGGTGGGCGACGGTGCCAAGATCGGCAGCAACGCGGTGGTGATCAAGCCGGTGCCGGCAGGCGCCACGGCGGTGGGCATTCCGGCGCGCATCATCCCCAGCAAGACCGGCGAGAGCGCCGACGTGACCGACCCGAAATTCCAGGCCTACGGCATCACGCAGGAAGATGACCCACTCTCGCAGGCCATGCGCGGCCTGATCGACACCACCGCGAGCCAGGAGCACCAGATTGCGTTGCTGTGGTGCGCGATCGAAAAGCTCTCGCAGTCGTCGCGTGACGGGGACTGCGTGCCGAAGGATGCGGCGCGCGAAGAGTGTTTTGAGGCCGAAAAGCTGAATCAGCTGATCGGCAAGTGACGGATCAGTGGTGATGACCATGCGCGCCATGCGCATGGCCGTGTGAAATTTCCTCGGCCGAAGCCGCTTTCACGTCCACCACCTTCACCGCGAACTTCAGCGTCTGCCCGGCCATCGGGTGGTTGCCGTCCAGGTGCACCGTGTCGCCCTTGATCTTCATCACGGTGAACACGTGCTGCTGGCCTTTGTCGTCGCTGCCTTCAAGCTGACCGCCGACCTTCACACCCGGCGGAAAGTCGCGCTTGGGCATGGTGGTCACCAGGCTTTCGTCGCGCACGCCAAAGGCGTCTTCGGGCGGCAGCACCAGCGTGGCGGCGAAGCCGGGCTCCTGGCCTTCCAGCGCTTTCTCGATGCCCGGCAGCGTGTTGCCGTAGCCGCCGTGCAAATACGCGCGCGGCTCCTTGCCGTCTTCAAGCACCTTGCCCTGGGCATCGGTGGCGCGGAAGGTGAGGGTGACGATGGTGTCTTTGGTGATCTTCATGGTGTGTCTGGTGGAAATGTCAGCGCGCGGGGCGCACGGCGGATTTGGGGCGGAAGGCCTTGCAGACTTCGTCGTTGGTTTCCAGGTAGGGTCCGCCGATCAGGTCGATGCAGTAAGGCACGGCGGCAAAGATGCCGTTGACCTTCTGCGATCCGTCAGCGTTTTTCAGGCCTTCCAAGGTCTCGGCAATCGCCTTGGGCTGGCCCGGCAGGTTCAGGATCAGGCTCTGGTCGCGGATCACGGCCACCTGGCGCGAGAGGATGGCGGTGGGCACGAATGTCAGGCTGATCTGGCGCATCTGTTCGCCAAAGCCCGGCATCTCTTTGTGCGCCACGGCCAGCGTGGCTTCGGGCGTCACGTCGCGCAGCGCGGGGCCGGTGCCGCCGGTGGTGAGTACCAGCGAGCAGCCGGCTTCCACCAGCTCGATCAGCGTGGCGCTGATGCGCTCGACCTCGTCAGGGATCAGGCGGGGCTCGAAGGTGATGGGGTTCTTGAGCGCACGCGTGAGCCACTCCTGCAGTGCGGGCAGTCCCTTGTCTTCGTACACGCCGGTGCTGGCGCGGTCGCTGATGGACACGATGCCGATGCGCACCGGGTCTTCGGATGGGCGGGTTTTTTCGTTCATGCCGGGTCTTCTTCCACAGGCGTGTCGGGCTCGTCGGCGCCCTGGTTCAGCGCGGCTTTGACCAGCTGGAAGATCTCGCGGTAGGCCTTGCCGTGGCGCACGGCCTCGCCCGGACGTTCCTGCGCCTCGTTGGCCTGTGCGTCCTTGCGGGCCTGGCGAATCAGCGCGCGCAGTTGCTGCACGTCGGTGTCCGGGGCTTGCTCCAGCCAGCGCGTGAGCGCGTCGTCGTTGGCGATCAGCTGGTCGCGCCATTGCTCGGCCAGATGCAATGAGAGTGTGCCCTTGGCCGAGCCCTTGTTTTGTTCGTCGAGCGCGGCTTCCACATCGGCCAGCGTGGCTTCGTTCACGCCGCGCATGAGTTTGCCGATGTACTGCATCTGGCGGCGGCGGCCTTCGAAGTTGGTGATTTTCTTGGCGTCGTTGACCGCGTCCACCAGTTTTTCGGACAGGTCAAGCCGCTTCATCAGGTCGGCGCGCAACGTGAGCAGGCTCTCGCCCAGTTCCTGCAAGCGGTCGCTGTACTTCTTGAGATCGGTCTTGCTCATGTCGTCCGAACCCTTGAGCTCGCGCTTGAGTTCCAGGTCCAGCTCGCTGCCCAGGGCGACGAACTGGCCGCGGACGAAATAGCCTTTGGTGGGTTTGCGGGACATGTGGGTACTCGAAAGGGGAGGGCTGCACGCTGGGCAGCATGGGCATCTGCGCGCGATGCAGCGCCCGGGTAGGGCGGCCAGTATCATAGCCGTCGATATGAAAAATGCCCCCCACACCCCGGCCCAGCCCACCGCCTCAAGCTCGGCCAATGCCCCGCTCCCCGGTTTCCAGTACGCCCGCAGCCAGTTTGAAGAGCTGGTCGACCTGGCCCTGTCGCACGCCAAACAACTGGGCGCGGTCGACGCCGCCGCCGAGGTGTCCGAAGGTGCTGGCCTGAGCGTGTCGGTGCGCAAGGGCGAACTGGAAAACGTGGAGCGCAACCGCGACAAGTCGCTCGGCGTCACGGTGTACCTGGGCCAGAAGCGCGGCAACGCGTCCACCTCCGACTTCTCCGCCGCCGCCGTGCGCCAGACGGTGCAAGCCGCGTTTGATATAGCCCGCTTCACCGCCGAAGACCCCATGGCCGGCCTGCCCGACGCCGACGACGTGGCCGACAGCTACCTTGATCTCGACCTGTTCCACCCCTGGGCGCTGAACTCCGAAGAGGCCATGCGCATCGCGCTGGAATGCGAGGCTGCGGCCTTTGCCACCAGCAAGAAGATCAACAACAGCGAAGGCGCCGGCGTGTCGGCCCAGCAGTCGCACTTTTTCACCGCGCACATGCGCGAGGGCGCGCGCTCCGGTGCCGGCATCTTCAGCGGCGGTTACGCCAGTTCGCGACACAGCCTGTCGGTCGCGCCCATCGCCGGGCGCGGTGCCAACATGCAGCGCGACTACTGGTACAGCTCGCAGCGCTCGCCGCAAGACCTGGCCTCGCCGCAGGCCGTGGGCCGCTACGCCGCCGAACGCACGCTGGCGCGCCTGAACGGCCGCAAGATCGCCACCACCGAGTGCCCGGTGCTGTTCGAATCACCCATGGCCGCTGGCCTGCTGGGCGCCTACGTGCAGGCCACCAGCGGCGGTGCGCTCTACCGCAACACCACCTTTTTGCCCAACAGCCTGGGCAAGCGCGTGCTGGCCAAACACATCGACATCCTGGAAGACCCACACGTTCGCAACGGCAAGGGCAGCTCGCCGTTCGACGACGAGGGTGTTCGCACCGCCAAGCGCAAGGTGGTCTCGGCAGGCAAGGTGCTGGGTTATTTCCTCTCAACCTACTCGGCGCGCAAGCTGGGCATGCGCACCACCGGCAACGCCGGCGGCTCGCACAACCTCACGCTCACCAGCCGCCTCACCCAGCCCGGGGACGACCTGCGCGCCATGCTCAAGAAGCTGGGCCGCGGCCTGATGGTCACCGAGCTCATGGGCCAGGGCGTGAACTACGTGACCGGCGACTACTCGCGCGGCGCCTCGGGCTACTGGGTGGAAAACGGCGAGATCGCCTACCCGGTGCACGAGATCACCATCGCAGGCAACCTCAAGGACATGTTCCAGGGGATTGAGGCGGTGGGAGCGGATGCATACAACTTCGGTGCAAAAACGGTGGGATCAATCCTCGTGAACCGCATGAAGATCGCCGGTAGCTGATCACATGCGCCCGGAAGCGCTGGCGCTGCTCGCCGCAGCCTGCTGGGCGGTATCCAGTCTCTTCTCGGCCGGCCCGGCGCAGCGCCTGGGTGCATTTGCCTTCAGCCGCTGGCGCATGTTGTTTGCGAGCCTCATCCTGTGGGCGCTGGCGCTGTTGGGCGGCGGCTGGCGCAGCCTCGACGCATCGGCCCTCGGCCTGCTGGCCCTCTCGGGTGTCATCGGCATCTTCATCGGCGACACCGTGCTGTTTGCCTGCATGAACCGCCTGGGGCCGCGCCGCTCGGGTGTGCTGTTCGCGACCCATGCACTGTTTTCGGCCGTGATCGCCTGGTTCTTTCTGGGTGAAGTTCTGTGGGGCAGGGCCTTGCTGGGCAGCGGCCTGCTGGTGGGCGGCGTGATGCTGGCCATCGTCTGGGGGCGGCGCAGCGACGAGCAGCACGGTTGGGAGCAAACGCAGGGACCGCTGCTGATCGGTGTCGGGCTTGGGCTGGCGGCTGCGTTGTGCCAGTCGGTGGCCACGCTCATGCTCAAGCCGCTAATGACCACCGGCGTGGATGCGGTGGCCGCCAGCGCGGCGCGCATGAGCGTGGCGCTGCTGGCGCACACCGCGCTGCTTGCCAGTGGATGGCAGGGCGCTCGCGCCAAGTTGCCGCTGCGGTGGAAGGATGCCTTCCTCACCTTCCTGAGCGCCGCCGTGGCCATGGCCCTGGGCATGACGTTGATCCTGGCGGCCATGCGGCTCGGTCAGGCGGGGCTGGTGGCCGTGCTGTCCTCGGTCTCACCGATCCTGATCCTGCCGCTGCTGTGGCTGGTCTACCGGCGCCGGCCAGC includes:
- the yjgA gene encoding ribosome biogenesis factor YjgA, translating into MSRKPTKGYFVRGQFVALGSELDLELKRELKGSDDMSKTDLKKYSDRLQELGESLLTLRADLMKRLDLSEKLVDAVNDAKKITNFEGRRRQMQYIGKLMRGVNEATLADVEAALDEQNKGSAKGTLSLHLAEQWRDQLIANDDALTRWLEQAPDTDVQQLRALIRQARKDAQANEAQERPGEAVRHGKAYREIFQLVKAALNQGADEPDTPVEEDPA
- a CDS encoding inositol monophosphatase family protein, which gives rise to MSSTLHPMLNVAIKAARLAGTIINRAALDVESVRVSVKQTNDFVTEVDQAAEAAIIDTLLTAYPDHAIWAEESGKREGRHGGADHVWIIDPLDGTTNFIHGFPVYCVSIALMVGNKLEQAVIYDPTRNDLFCATRGRGAYMNDRRIRVAKRTTLRDCLMSTGFPFRPGDAFQTYLQMLGDVMPRVAGVRRPGSAALDLAYVAAGFTDGFFEMGLSPWDVAAGALLVTEAGGLIGNFTGEADFLEQKECMAANPKIYGQLVGVTSKYSKFASAGDKASVRQARTIGAPAAEAPAVETPAADTTSQGDAPF
- a CDS encoding PAS domain-containing protein, which encodes MFMAAPLPASVSRWRDGRLLAVNEAWLHITGLSRDEAIGRTTVELGHWRDIAERDRFLLNLPGPDDVQVLRFNGGQPHRVRMHATVLDAVPEKLLLIYFTETTREREVETALVTSNEALQRANVALQQKVELHAAIEKMARVGHWTNAENEDEVVWSLGLYDIAGLQPSDRIRRMEGRSGIHPDDKPAWLAARAAMDGREVAFRWLRPDGVLRWFRTRIGQTMVAGNPQTDFGVVQDITPEREAVEQLAEQLKLLQAIAARVPGMMYRARLWPDGKSTISYVNDAARDMLEVEPLDLQSDARVLFERVHVDDRPAVLASLAASARDLTSWRQTYRVVLPRRGQRWYSVEAVPQREPDGSVIWHGFTSDVTEARVAEQRVERQQRMLEAVRRAQAVFIETEDKRSAFQGLLDAFLQLTSSGYGFVGEVLYDVNDNPYLKTHAVTDISWDEKSRRMYMDQLDAGMTFSNLKTLFGRAMTSGQPVIANDPRHDPRAGGMPVGHPGMDAFLGIPLAVGDRLVAMVGLANQPDGYSEADIEFLQPLLGAVRQLVLAWRNFQERKRTRNQLEATGALLTEKTSALQATLDSISQGLTKVDAQGHILFYNRRTLELLDLPDELLARRPTHEEVVKFQRDRGDFGPQLQLVDPLARRYLGEPDPVNLPDHYWRRTKEGRTLEIRSRVLPDGGVVRTFTDVTSYISTQEALREERQRLAWVLDATRPGIWETNLSELTLTINERWAEMLGYTLQELEPIDYETWRSRVHPDDLKRANAVRDRHVSGELPFYDCDVRLRHKDGHWVWINTRGRVHQRDSGDRALYMSGTHLDISERVAAQEQIHALNASLEQRVQARTAELERSMRDMEAISYSIAHDLRAPLRSVNGFAQVIAEEEGDRLSETGRLMFERIARSSRNMGQMITDMLELLRVVQVELVPQPVPMAALASAVADGLAPQVPQARIDVGNLPDALGDATLLRQVLSNLLDNALKYSRHQGEPVVSVGFDADSGAYFVRDNGMGFDMARANKLFGLFQRLHAGIDVPGMGVGLAIVARIIERHGGTIWAESAPGQGACFWFRVPRA
- a CDS encoding DMT family transporter, producing MRPEALALLAAACWAVSSLFSAGPAQRLGAFAFSRWRMLFASLILWALALLGGGWRSLDASALGLLALSGVIGIFIGDTVLFACMNRLGPRRSGVLFATHALFSAVIAWFFLGEVLWGRALLGSGLLVGGVMLAIVWGRRSDEQHGWEQTQGPLLIGVGLGLAAALCQSVATLMLKPLMTTGVDAVAASAARMSVALLAHTALLASGWQGARAKLPLRWKDAFLTFLSAAVAMALGMTLILAAMRLGQAGLVAVLSSVSPILILPLLWLVYRRRPAAGAWLGAVLAVAGTALILN
- a CDS encoding FKBP-type peptidyl-prolyl cis-trans isomerase; translated protein: MKITKDTIVTLTFRATDAQGKVLEDGKEPRAYLHGGYGNTLPGIEKALEGQEPGFAATLVLPPEDAFGVRDESLVTTMPKRDFPPGVKVGGQLEGSDDKGQQHVFTVMKIKGDTVHLDGNHPMAGQTLKFAVKVVDVKAASAEEISHGHAHGAHGHHH
- a CDS encoding plasmid replication/partition related protein; the encoded protein is MHITVNPDLKAYIDPLTRDEHEALERSILSEGCRDALVLWNDVLIDGHNRYGICQKHGLPFQTVQNPNFQSMEDVHLWMIDQHLGRRSVSDFQRGVLALRKREILSERRSRFLASAPAPEDVAADEVLTTPPPDNPAVPTPRPLHSREDIAKAARLSSSQVVQIEKIQKQAAPELVEALKAGAISLNAAAAVAGLPADEQKAAALAGKDELKLAAKRAREARRKPTDAMDEAPVTSPSDELAALRQKVLELQADNTALRDELAALRSQLEAQSV
- the pmbA gene encoding metalloprotease PmbA, whose amino-acid sequence is MKNAPHTPAQPTASSSANAPLPGFQYARSQFEELVDLALSHAKQLGAVDAAAEVSEGAGLSVSVRKGELENVERNRDKSLGVTVYLGQKRGNASTSDFSAAAVRQTVQAAFDIARFTAEDPMAGLPDADDVADSYLDLDLFHPWALNSEEAMRIALECEAAAFATSKKINNSEGAGVSAQQSHFFTAHMREGARSGAGIFSGGYASSRHSLSVAPIAGRGANMQRDYWYSSQRSPQDLASPQAVGRYAAERTLARLNGRKIATTECPVLFESPMAAGLLGAYVQATSGGALYRNTTFLPNSLGKRVLAKHIDILEDPHVRNGKGSSPFDDEGVRTAKRKVVSAGKVLGYFLSTYSARKLGMRTTGNAGGSHNLTLTSRLTQPGDDLRAMLKKLGRGLMVTELMGQGVNYVTGDYSRGASGYWVENGEIAYPVHEITIAGNLKDMFQGIEAVGADAYNFGAKTVGSILVNRMKIAGS
- the cysE gene encoding serine O-acetyltransferase, which produces MFARIRSDIQCVLDRDPAARSVWEVVTCYPGLHAVWLHRPAHWCWTHGLKWPGRFISHLARFFTGIEIHPGAKVGERVFFDHAMGVVVGETAEIGDGCTIYQGVTLGGTSLYKGTKRHPTLGKDVVVSAGAKVLGGFLVGDGAKIGSNAVVIKPVPAGATAVGIPARIIPSKTGESADVTDPKFQAYGITQEDDPLSQAMRGLIDTTASQEHQIALLWCAIEKLSQSSRDGDCVPKDAAREECFEAEKLNQLIGK
- the mog gene encoding molybdopterin adenylyltransferase, whose product is MNEKTRPSEDPVRIGIVSISDRASTGVYEDKGLPALQEWLTRALKNPITFEPRLIPDEVERISATLIELVEAGCSLVLTTGGTGPALRDVTPEATLAVAHKEMPGFGEQMRQISLTFVPTAILSRQVAVIRDQSLILNLPGQPKAIAETLEGLKNADGSQKVNGIFAAVPYCIDLIGGPYLETNDEVCKAFRPKSAVRPAR
- a CDS encoding RNA methyltransferase codes for the protein MRTRFVLIQTSHAGNVGGVARAMKVMGFDDLVLVQPRWANVLRREETIQRASGANDVLAKTRVVDTLDEALDGMTHLCATAMTPRDFGPPTLAPREHFQTLLATPEPPEGVAFLFGSERFGMRNEDVYRCHAALSIPTAPDFGSLNLAAAVQLIAYDWRQALGGFAPLPPAPPRQQADAQAIGGMLTHLEQALVAVDFLDPAAPKKLMPRLNQLFNRAAPSEEEIHILRGVAKAMLQAAEKARR